The Propionispora vibrioides genome includes a region encoding these proteins:
- a CDS encoding DUF2292 domain-containing protein produces the protein MSDHPTARKNITAEVRSARSPGKNTLGRQLQNQVLEIVNHFLFSAENGYLILTIQDGYVVKIEKTEKYIITNKSREAGYVKYGKPVSVHPLQAQIVTELQKIQYGQLVIRFANGKVEQIEKTEKRRVHEVEGVHGDGI, from the coding sequence ATGTCAGATCATCCTACTGCCAGAAAAAATATTACAGCCGAAGTGCGCAGTGCGCGCAGCCCGGGAAAAAATACCTTGGGCAGGCAGCTTCAGAATCAGGTACTGGAGATCGTGAATCATTTTTTGTTTTCCGCGGAAAACGGCTATTTGATTTTGACGATACAGGACGGCTATGTTGTCAAAATTGAAAAAACAGAGAAATATATCATTACCAATAAAAGCCGGGAAGCCGGCTACGTAAAGTATGGCAAGCCCGTATCCGTTCATCCGCTGCAGGCACAGATTGTTACCGAACTGCAAAAAATCCAGTATGGACAACTGGTTATTCGTTTTGCCAACGGCAAAGTAGAACAAATTGAAAAAACTGAAAAACGGCGTGTTCATGAGGTGGAAGGAGTCCATGGTGATGGAATATAA
- a CDS encoding ABC transporter substrate-binding protein, whose product MAEKKTVKSIIAGLIGLAIIGGIAYGANFADKPVSGGEGAKSAQTTDAKDNLFPIKTWSKTNCESTPWVVADLKGFFAEEGLKIVYTGDTQPAQQIPSVLNGNNDVGSAHPNTLAVAIAGGAKIKGVVRAGIDPTPDQDPKLRHMFWYVNPQKDGNIHSFKDLNSKEGTVKFSTITKNICADFLAGQIADKQGLDRSKIEWVSMPDVQAVQALKQGLVGVAGVHPPYYKSMEDAGMVKIADSLDAGLGVGGGVGYYYFTTDFIDKNPEIIKKFARAIAKAQKWANDNPEEARKMTEDWIHVPVNATHYYATDTKIVEDEIVPWIKDLEANKVIPQGKVKASDLVIHSFDS is encoded by the coding sequence ATGGCGGAAAAAAAGACAGTTAAAAGTATTATAGCCGGTCTTATCGGGCTGGCGATTATCGGCGGTATCGCCTATGGTGCCAATTTTGCCGATAAGCCGGTCAGCGGTGGCGAAGGGGCTAAAAGTGCGCAAACAACCGATGCGAAAGATAATTTATTTCCCATTAAAACCTGGTCAAAAACCAATTGCGAATCCACTCCCTGGGTGGTGGCGGATTTAAAAGGCTTTTTTGCTGAAGAAGGGCTAAAGATTGTCTATACCGGCGATACACAGCCGGCCCAGCAAATTCCGTCGGTACTTAATGGCAATAATGATGTGGGATCGGCTCATCCCAATACCCTGGCCGTGGCGATAGCCGGCGGGGCGAAAATTAAAGGCGTTGTCCGGGCCGGGATTGATCCTACTCCCGACCAGGACCCCAAACTGCGCCATATGTTCTGGTATGTCAATCCGCAAAAAGACGGCAATATCCATTCTTTTAAAGATCTAAACAGCAAAGAAGGGACCGTTAAATTTTCGACGATTACCAAGAATATCTGCGCTGATTTCTTGGCCGGCCAAATAGCTGATAAACAGGGGCTGGACCGGAGCAAGATTGAGTGGGTATCCATGCCGGACGTGCAGGCCGTACAGGCATTGAAGCAGGGGCTGGTCGGTGTGGCCGGGGTGCATCCGCCTTACTATAAATCCATGGAAGATGCCGGCATGGTCAAAATAGCCGACAGCCTGGATGCCGGTCTGGGCGTAGGCGGTGGTGTAGGGTATTACTACTTTACGACTGACTTTATTGACAAAAATCCGGAAATCATTAAAAAATTCGCCAGAGCCATTGCCAAGGCTCAAAAATGGGCGAATGACAATCCGGAAGAGGCTCGCAAAATGACCGAGGACTGGATTCATGTGCCGGTCAATGCCACTCATTATTATGCTACCGATACCAAAATAGTGGAAGACGAAATTGTACCTTGGATCAAGGACCTGGAAGCCAATAAGGTTATCCCGCAAGGCAAGGTAAAGGCTTCCGATTTGGTGATTCATTCGTTTGACAGTTGA
- a CDS encoding N-acyl-D-amino-acid deacylase family protein: protein MFDLVLANGILIDPEKLIRFTGHIGISGGKITAISKTELPGVRQLDITGKIVCPGFIDIHGHVELDAYCGELSLRQGITTTVGGNCGFSPLDINGFFAKQEKDGFIVNQAELIGHSFSLRDKVGIKDPMQPATTEQLAKMEYLVEEAFEAGACGLSLGLAYAPGSSDEEVSRLSRLAARYGRIVAVDTRMATGIDMYSLVEAVNIARHTGARVQISHLVYQYGTGMMEEALAVINRARADGLDVRFDSGMYTQWATHIGAALFQEDYIRDNGWDLQDIVAITGPYNGQRLTPALYHELRTQAPHTAVVVLTGIEEEIYLALTHSFAMPSTDTGAYAPGEGHPQIAGSFPRYFKKMVAERYELTLMEAVRKATLLPAETLGLHTKGRLREDMDADLVVFDIKTLIDKADFGLPDVPPEGIEYVFLNGRLALDHGVIRDAKAGQAARCIKPVYDYQI, encoded by the coding sequence ATGTTTGACCTGGTGCTTGCCAACGGCATTCTTATTGACCCGGAGAAGCTGATCCGTTTTACCGGCCATATCGGCATTAGCGGCGGAAAAATCACTGCGATCAGCAAAACCGAACTTCCAGGTGTCCGGCAATTGGATATAACGGGCAAAATCGTCTGCCCCGGTTTTATTGATATTCACGGTCATGTGGAACTGGACGCCTACTGCGGCGAGTTGTCGCTGCGACAGGGAATTACCACAACGGTGGGCGGCAACTGCGGCTTTAGTCCTTTGGATATTAACGGCTTTTTCGCCAAACAGGAAAAAGACGGCTTTATTGTCAACCAAGCCGAACTAATCGGCCACTCCTTCAGCCTCCGGGATAAAGTGGGCATCAAAGATCCCATGCAGCCGGCCACGACAGAGCAACTGGCCAAAATGGAATATCTGGTGGAAGAAGCTTTTGAAGCGGGGGCCTGCGGCCTGTCACTGGGCCTGGCTTATGCACCGGGCAGCTCGGACGAGGAAGTGTCCCGCTTAAGCAGACTGGCCGCCCGCTACGGCCGGATCGTCGCCGTTGATACCCGGATGGCTACCGGGATTGATATGTATTCCCTGGTAGAAGCCGTCAATATAGCCCGTCATACCGGCGCCCGGGTCCAAATCTCCCATCTGGTCTATCAATACGGCACCGGCATGATGGAAGAGGCGCTGGCGGTTATCAACCGGGCCCGCGCCGACGGCCTGGATGTCCGCTTCGACAGTGGGATGTACACCCAATGGGCCACCCATATCGGCGCCGCCCTGTTCCAGGAAGACTATATCCGGGACAACGGCTGGGACCTGCAGGATATCGTCGCCATCACCGGCCCGTATAACGGACAGCGGCTGACGCCAGCCTTGTATCACGAACTGCGCACCCAGGCGCCGCATACGGCAGTGGTTGTGCTCACCGGCATCGAAGAGGAAATTTATCTGGCCCTGACCCACTCCTTTGCCATGCCGTCTACCGATACCGGCGCTTATGCCCCCGGCGAGGGACACCCGCAAATCGCCGGCAGTTTTCCTCGCTATTTTAAGAAGATGGTGGCCGAACGGTATGAGTTGACGCTCATGGAAGCAGTTCGCAAGGCTACCCTGCTGCCGGCCGAAACGCTGGGACTTCATACCAAGGGCCGCCTGCGGGAAGATATGGACGCCGACCTTGTCGTTTTCGACATAAAAACCTTGATCGACAAGGCCGATTTCGGTCTGCCCGACGTTCCGCCCGAAGGAATCGAATATGTCTTCCTCAACGGCAGGCTGGCCCTGGATCACGGGGTCATCCGGGATGCCAAGGCCGGTCAGGCTGCCCGCTGCATCAAACCGGTATACGACTATCAGATTTAA
- the nifH gene encoding nitrogenase iron protein — translation MSKKIKQIAIYGKGGIGKSTTTSNISAALSKLGLKVMQFGCDPKADSTNTLRGGTYIPTVLDTLREKTQVKAEDVIFKGFNGIYCVEAGGPAPGVGCAGRGIITAVQLLKQLKVYEELDLDVIIYDVLGDVVCGGFAVPIREGIAEHVFTVSSADFMAVYAANNLFKGIKKYSNSGGALLGGLIANSINAPYAKDIVDDFVDRTQTRVVEYIPRSVTVTQAELQGKTAVEAAPNSEQAKIYGKLAQKIIDTTESKVPSPLDTSELREWAAKWADHLLALETGEVRGKAAAI, via the coding sequence ATGAGTAAAAAGATTAAGCAGATTGCTATTTATGGCAAAGGCGGAATTGGTAAATCAACCACCACTTCCAATATCAGCGCGGCATTGTCCAAGCTGGGACTAAAGGTTATGCAGTTCGGCTGCGACCCGAAGGCTGATTCGACCAATACGTTGCGGGGCGGTACGTACATCCCCACTGTGCTGGATACTTTGCGGGAAAAAACGCAGGTAAAGGCGGAGGATGTTATTTTTAAAGGGTTTAACGGCATCTATTGCGTGGAGGCCGGCGGCCCGGCGCCGGGAGTGGGCTGTGCCGGACGCGGTATCATTACCGCCGTACAGCTTTTAAAACAACTGAAGGTATATGAGGAACTTGACTTAGACGTGATTATCTATGATGTTCTCGGTGACGTAGTATGCGGCGGCTTTGCCGTTCCCATCCGCGAGGGTATTGCCGAGCACGTGTTTACTGTATCGTCGGCCGATTTCATGGCCGTGTATGCCGCCAACAATCTGTTCAAGGGGATTAAAAAGTACTCCAATTCGGGCGGCGCCCTGCTGGGTGGTTTAATTGCCAATTCGATTAATGCGCCCTATGCCAAGGATATTGTCGATGATTTTGTTGATCGAACCCAAACGCGGGTTGTAGAGTATATTCCCCGTTCGGTAACAGTAACCCAGGCCGAGCTGCAGGGTAAGACGGCGGTAGAAGCCGCGCCTAATTCCGAGCAGGCCAAGATTTATGGGAAACTGGCCCAGAAAATCATTGATACTACGGAATCGAAAGTTCCGTCACCGTTAGACACTTCGGAACTGCGCGAGTGGGCAGCCAAATGGGCTGATCATTTGCTGGCCCTGGAGACAGGTGAAGTGCGGGGGAAGGCGGCGGCTATTTAA
- a CDS encoding nitrogenase component 1, giving the protein MAINLELPEVAIRENRLGSITGYQGTIRDLGARVSGCSLQNKGRCFSQASACSSGCAQNYLSGIVDAAVVNHAPIGCAGDSAGANEQDKWGRKVRGLEYRNINILNTNMVEEDTVFGAVAKLKDAVREAYRRFQPKAIFVTTSCVSGIIGEDIISALDELRDEIPVPLTPVFCEGFKSQIWASGFDAAFHAILTGIVKPPEKKTNKVNLINFRGSARQQITAMLARFGLEPVFMVPYSSIDELARTSESVATISICGTLGGYFGNALEQQYGVPYVKALQPHGITGTDNWLRELGKIVGKEAAVEAYIKEEKDRIAGELAELRGKLKGKKAVVGMGPSFAHDYIRTLQELGVEIIWGASWHYDPQYDSGQSPETVQHLLEGTEDIPFSVADQQVFEMMNLLNKLKPDLYIGRHPGMTVWATKLGIPSIMIGDEYTAYGYQGLVDFGFRVLDALTNRNFVKKLSARVTLPYTDWWMEQDSFTFLQDEVG; this is encoded by the coding sequence ATGGCGATTAATTTAGAGCTTCCCGAAGTAGCCATCCGGGAGAACCGTCTGGGCTCCATTACCGGTTACCAGGGCACCATCCGGGATTTGGGAGCCCGTGTATCAGGCTGTTCGTTGCAAAATAAAGGCAGATGCTTCAGCCAGGCCAGTGCCTGCAGCTCCGGTTGCGCCCAAAATTATCTGTCCGGTATTGTCGATGCGGCAGTGGTCAATCACGCGCCAATCGGCTGTGCCGGTGACAGTGCCGGGGCCAATGAACAGGATAAATGGGGCCGCAAGGTCAGAGGCCTGGAGTACCGGAATATCAATATTCTTAATACCAATATGGTGGAGGAAGATACCGTTTTCGGGGCGGTTGCCAAACTGAAGGACGCGGTGCGGGAAGCCTATCGGCGGTTTCAGCCGAAGGCTATCTTTGTTACCACTTCCTGCGTATCAGGCATTATCGGCGAGGACATTATCAGCGCGCTGGATGAATTAAGAGACGAGATTCCGGTGCCGTTGACGCCCGTCTTCTGCGAAGGGTTTAAATCACAAATCTGGGCTTCCGGTTTTGATGCGGCCTTCCATGCCATCTTAACGGGAATTGTCAAACCGCCGGAAAAGAAAACCAATAAGGTAAACCTGATTAATTTTCGGGGCAGCGCCCGCCAACAGATTACGGCCATGCTGGCCAGGTTTGGTCTGGAGCCGGTATTTATGGTGCCCTATAGTTCGATAGACGAACTGGCGCGAACCTCCGAATCGGTGGCGACCATTAGTATTTGCGGCACGCTGGGGGGATACTTCGGCAATGCCCTGGAACAGCAATATGGAGTTCCTTATGTGAAAGCATTGCAGCCGCACGGTATAACGGGGACGGACAACTGGCTCCGGGAATTGGGAAAGATTGTCGGCAAGGAAGCGGCCGTGGAAGCTTATATAAAGGAAGAAAAAGACCGGATTGCCGGTGAACTGGCCGAACTGCGGGGAAAACTCAAAGGCAAAAAAGCGGTTGTCGGTATGGGACCCAGTTTTGCCCATGACTACATCCGGACGCTGCAGGAACTGGGCGTTGAGATTATCTGGGGTGCCTCCTGGCATTACGATCCGCAGTATGACAGCGGCCAGTCACCGGAAACGGTACAGCATTTGCTGGAAGGAACCGAGGATATCCCCTTTAGCGTGGCCGACCAGCAGGTGTTTGAAATGATGAATCTGCTTAATAAACTAAAACCTGATTTATATATCGGCCGCCATCCGGGCATGACGGTTTGGGCTACCAAACTGGGCATACCGTCGATTATGATTGGTGACGAATATACCGCCTATGGCTATCAGGGACTGGTGGATTTTGGCTTTCGGGTGCTGGACGCT
- a CDS encoding ABC transporter permease: protein MKEVLRQLSERLIDISGVIFFFLLWEVLPRVGVLDAQFIPPFSAVLQAIGKLLANGELFIHMAASLQRTLLGLLLALVLAIPAGFVLGGVFPTLSRHVRPLLRLLGQINAFSLFPIFILFFGIGEIAKVSIIFWSTIWPVLFTTIAGVQQIDPLYIKSARSVGAGRLTIFTRVLLPGAAPVIFTGIRTGASHAFLMLIAAEMIGASAGLGWLVQNSSMNFVIPRLFAATIIIAILGMAINYFIYWLEENLLEWKQ, encoded by the coding sequence ATGAAAGAGGTATTGCGTCAACTAAGCGAACGGCTAATTGATATTTCCGGGGTGATTTTCTTTTTCCTATTGTGGGAGGTCCTTCCCCGGGTGGGAGTGCTTGATGCTCAGTTCATTCCGCCTTTCTCCGCGGTGTTGCAGGCCATTGGCAAGCTGTTGGCCAATGGGGAGCTGTTTATTCATATGGCGGCGAGCTTGCAGCGAACGTTGCTGGGACTGCTGCTGGCCCTTGTCCTTGCTATCCCGGCAGGGTTTGTGTTAGGCGGTGTTTTTCCCACTCTGTCCCGTCACGTAAGGCCTTTGCTGCGTCTGCTGGGACAGATCAATGCGTTCTCTTTGTTTCCCATTTTTATTCTTTTTTTTGGAATTGGCGAGATTGCCAAAGTCAGCATTATTTTCTGGTCCACCATCTGGCCGGTGCTGTTTACCACGATTGCCGGGGTGCAGCAGATTGATCCGTTGTATATTAAAAGCGCCCGTTCGGTGGGGGCTGGCCGGCTGACCATTTTCACCAGAGTGCTGCTGCCCGGTGCGGCACCGGTCATCTTCACCGGTATCCGTACCGGAGCCTCCCATGCTTTTCTGATGCTGATTGCGGCGGAAATGATCGGCGCCAGCGCCGGACTGGGCTGGCTCGTGCAAAATTCATCAATGAATTTCGTGATTCCCCGCCTGTTTGCCGCGACGATTATCATTGCTATACTGGGAATGGCGATTAACTATTTTATTTACTGGCTGGAGGAAAATCTTCTCGAATGGAAACAGTAA
- a CDS encoding ABC transporter permease, which translates to MEVIWKETSSGRKRLLSVQGIARWFGDGLYTNSSIIIFLLLWEIAPRVGWVEQTFISPPSVVLATLRELLLDGTLLKHISASLGRALGGFAIAAVVGIPLGFFLGGWFKLFERIATPVLRLLNAVNPFSLFPVFILLFGIGEVSKVAMIVWVCVWPVLLHTITGVKEIDPLLIKSAQSMGVKGKELFYKVILPAAAPAIFHGLKMSSGVAFFMLIAAEMIGASSGLGWLVWNAQINYQIPILFAATVVISGLGLSLNYLFGKLERKLISWQEHTPEY; encoded by the coding sequence ATGGAAGTGATCTGGAAGGAAACATCTTCAGGCCGAAAAAGGTTGTTGTCTGTGCAAGGTATCGCCAGGTGGTTTGGCGACGGCCTGTATACGAATAGCTCCATTATTATTTTTCTGCTGCTTTGGGAAATCGCTCCCCGCGTCGGTTGGGTGGAACAGACCTTTATTTCGCCGCCGTCGGTGGTATTGGCAACCTTGCGGGAACTCCTGCTTGACGGAACGTTGCTCAAGCATATCAGTGCCAGTCTGGGGAGGGCGCTGGGGGGCTTTGCCATTGCGGCAGTTGTCGGTATTCCGCTGGGCTTTTTTCTGGGCGGCTGGTTTAAGCTGTTTGAACGGATTGCCACACCGGTTTTGCGTCTGTTAAATGCCGTCAATCCTTTCTCCCTTTTTCCGGTATTTATCTTACTATTCGGGATTGGTGAGGTTTCCAAAGTGGCCATGATTGTCTGGGTTTGCGTCTGGCCTGTATTGCTGCATACCATAACCGGTGTTAAGGAAATTGATCCTTTGCTGATTAAATCGGCCCAGTCTATGGGGGTCAAGGGCAAGGAACTGTTTTATAAAGTGATATTGCCGGCGGCGGCACCCGCTATTTTTCACGGCCTTAAAATGAGTTCGGGCGTAGCCTTCTTTATGCTGATTGCGGCGGAAATGATCGGCGCCAGCAGCGGTTTGGGCTGGCTGGTCTGGAATGCCCAGATCAATTATCAGATTCCTATTTTATTTGCCGCTACTGTGGTCATATCCGGGTTGGGGCTTAGCCTGAATTACCTGTTCGGCAAGTTGGAGCGTAAACTGATTAGCTGGCAGGAACATACACCGGAATATTAG
- the nifB gene encoding nitrogenase cofactor biosynthesis protein NifB: MTCVCPGSISQSVWEKTQRHPCYSAEAHSKYARIHLPVAPRCNIQCNYCNRKFDCVNESRPGVTSEVLTPELAREKFVWVREKVEDLSVVGIAGPGDALADWQATKQTIKAIQAIAPEVVFCLSTNGLRLPDYAAEMVELGIHHVTVTLNALDSEIGAKIYQFITYQGRRYEGKAAAEILLQNQLAGIRYLTGHGILVKVNMVMIKGINDHHIPEVVKKVKELGVFVTNIMPLIPATGSNFENFPQTSMKEVNELRNLCQLDLPQMRHCQQCRADAIGRLHEDRSQEFRMANRTGETKKVYNPVRKQYRIAVTSKYNKLVDQHFGHATGFTIYQGDGYTFQPMEQRSASKYCSGMADCEEGENRRDQTIDALQDCDAVLTMRIGPHAKDKLSCRGVTAIEYCDSVENGLRYAVEVLIKQEATEYERGIASTKRTAN, encoded by the coding sequence ATGACTTGCGTTTGCCCGGGAAGTATCAGTCAGTCAGTTTGGGAAAAGACTCAAAGGCATCCTTGCTATTCCGCCGAAGCGCACAGCAAATACGCGCGTATTCATTTACCGGTGGCACCCCGGTGCAACATCCAGTGCAATTACTGCAATCGTAAATTCGACTGTGTGAATGAAAGCCGGCCGGGTGTTACCAGCGAGGTATTAACTCCTGAACTGGCCAGGGAAAAGTTTGTCTGGGTCCGGGAAAAGGTGGAAGACCTGAGTGTTGTGGGGATCGCCGGGCCGGGTGATGCGCTGGCCGACTGGCAGGCGACCAAACAGACAATTAAGGCGATACAGGCCATCGCGCCTGAGGTGGTTTTCTGCCTGTCCACCAACGGACTGCGGCTGCCGGACTATGCGGCCGAAATGGTAGAGCTGGGGATTCATCATGTTACCGTTACGCTGAATGCGCTGGATAGCGAGATTGGCGCTAAGATATATCAGTTTATTACCTATCAGGGCCGCCGCTATGAAGGAAAAGCAGCAGCCGAGATCTTGTTACAAAACCAGTTGGCAGGTATCCGGTACTTAACCGGGCACGGCATACTGGTAAAGGTGAATATGGTGATGATCAAAGGCATTAACGATCACCATATTCCCGAGGTTGTAAAAAAGGTTAAGGAGCTGGGCGTATTTGTTACCAATATTATGCCGCTAATTCCGGCAACCGGCAGTAATTTCGAGAATTTTCCGCAAACCAGCATGAAAGAGGTCAATGAACTAAGAAATCTTTGCCAGCTTGACTTGCCGCAAATGCGTCACTGTCAGCAATGCCGGGCCGATGCCATCGGCAGGCTCCACGAAGACCGTTCCCAGGAGTTTCGTATGGCAAACCGTACGGGTGAGACGAAAAAAGTATACAATCCGGTAAGAAAACAATACCGGATTGCCGTTACTTCCAAATACAACAAGCTGGTGGATCAACACTTCGGACATGCGACAGGCTTTACGATTTATCAGGGTGACGGATATACGTTTCAGCCTATGGAACAGCGCTCGGCCAGTAAGTATTGTTCCGGTATGGCCGATTGCGAAGAGGGCGAAAACAGGCGGGATCAAACCATTGATGCCTTGCAGGACTGTGATGCGGTGCTGACCATGCGTATCGGCCCCCATGCCAAGGATAAGCTAAGCTGCCGGGGCGTTACCGCCATCGAATATTGTGACAGTGTGGAAAACGGCCTGCGTTATGCGGTCGAAGTGTTAATTAAGCAGGAGGCAACTGAGTATGAAAGAGGTATTGCGTCAACTAAGCGAACGGCTAATTGA